AATGGTAATCGTTCAATGCGTTTTAATTTTCTATATAATGCTGCAATAGATTCTGGGTGTGCGCCAAGTGCTTGAGCAAATTCTTTTATATTTTCACCTTGCTCGAGTAATACTTGTAACCAGTTTTGTTTATACCGTGCTGCAATCAAATATGCAGCTTCTAAAGCTGTAGCATGTAGATGTAGCTCACTTTGTAGTGAAATAATATCTTCTACATGTATTGATTGGTATGAAAGTTCCATGCACACATCTGGTGATCCACCGCGTCGCCTAGTTGATTCCGGATCTAAAGAAAATATAACAACTTTTGAGGGAAATAGTGTTTTAAGTCCCTTTACAAATGATTGCCCCTTTCCTTCTTTGCGTGCTTGCAAACCATATTCACTATGCATATCAAAAATTAAGTTTACTGCCTTTTCCTGTTTGATTAGACCCGCTAATACTAATCGTGTTAAAAATGTTTTGCCAGTACCTGTTTTGCCAAAAATACCATTACTACGTTCAGTTAATTTTTCCAAATTAATACAGACTGGTGTATCCATATCGAGCGGCTTACCAATACTAAAAAATTTTTTTGTTACCTCTTTTTCGTCACCAAAAATTAAAGCAACATCTTTTTTAGTTGCGTCAAAGACAGGCGCAAAATGTGGAGGAATTGTTTTGACAGGCATTAGTTGTTTATCTTTGTTTAGCATTAGCATTGGTTTGAGTTGAGCTGTTGCGTATATATCTTTTTGCGAGAGAGTTTCTTTAAGTAGTGTTTCACTATCTTTAGGTGGAAAAACTAAAATATCTTGATTGGTAACATGTAGACTTAAATCAGTAATTAACGAAAAAAACTGGTAACTACTTCCTTGTATTGAAACAAATTTACCAGTTTTTAT
The DNA window shown above is from Candidatus Dependentiae bacterium and carries:
- a CDS encoding DUF87 domain-containing protein — its product is MKQKLGQIISGSLNDGFMMRIAPGTQLEEIKTGKFVSIQGSSYQFFSLITDLSLHVTNQDILVFPPKDSETLLKETLSQKDIYATAQLKPMLMLNKDKQLMPVKTIPPHFAPVFDATKKDVALIFGDEKEVTKKFFSIGKPLDMDTPVCINLEKLTERSNGIFGKTGTGKTFLTRLVLAGLIKQEKAVNLIFDMHSEYGLQARKEGKGQSFVKGLKTLFPSKVVIFSLDPESTRRRGGSPDVCMELSYQSIHVEDIISLQSELHLHATALEAAYLIAARYKQNWLQVLLEQGENIKEFAQALGAHPESIAALYRKLKRIERLPFFKRVTAIGATKTHSVVDQMMEYINKDINIIIEFGNYTSTFCYLLIANIITRRIHSEYITRTENFLGSQKTEDKPNQLMITIEEAHKFLNPQAARQTIFGTIAREMRKYYVSLLVVDQRPSGIDQEIISQIGTKIVAQLNDEKDIQAVLTGVNNANNLKSILASLDTKKQALLMGHALTMPVVIQTREYDEQFYHAMSPQVTAKKIDELVQEIF